Genomic DNA from Flavobacteriales bacterium:
CTTTGAGCGTAAAATGATCAATATCCATCCGGCTTTGTTGCCCGCCTACGGCGGGAATGGGATGTATGGCGATAACGTTCACCGCGCCGTCGTGGCCGATGGAGTATCAGAGTCCGGTATTACCATTCACTTCGTTAATGAGCGGTACGATGAAGGAGTCGTGATCGCCCAGTTCACTTGTCCTGTGAATTCCGACGACACTCCCGACTCCCTGGCCGAACGCATTCACGAGCTCGAATACGCCCATTTCCCGCCTACTATCGAGCAGGTGATAAAAGACAATTCATGAAGATAAACCTCTACACCGACGGTGCCGCCAGTGGAAACCCCGGTCCCGGAGGCTACGGAATAGTCCTCGAGGCCGGAAAACACCGCAAGGAAATTTCGGAAGGATTTCGACGAACCACCAATAATCGGATGGAGCTACTCGCAGTGATCGTTGGGTTGGAGAGCTTGAAGATCCCCAATAGCGATGTTACCGTATGGAGCGACAGCAAGTACGTGGTTGACGCCGTTGAAAAAGGCTGGGTCTTCAACTGGGTCAAAAAGGACTTCAAGGGCAAAAAGAACGAAGACCTATGGCGTCGTTTTTTGCGCATTTACCCCAAGCACAAGGTCAAATTTCGCTGGATCAAAGGACACAACGATCATCCGCAAAATGAACGGTGCGACCGACTCGCCGTGGAAGCCGGAAAACAGCCCGGCCTAAAGATCGATAGTTGGTACGAGACCAACGGTTGATCATCGGCCCGTAGGGCCATAAATCACCGCTTTAAAGGCACTCAGCCGAGTGCTTTCCGCTAATTTTATCGATTCCAGTAGCTCTTGAGCCGCGGATGAGTCTCTGCGGCCTTGATGGCGGCCATCTCGTTCCCGAGTCGTTCGACCATGGAATTTACCCATTCGCCTTCGTCACTTCGCTCCTGAAGAGCGTCGCGGAGGCTTTCGAGGTTGCTCATGGCGGCGTATCGAAGGTACCAGCGCGAATCGTTCCGCGCCGCATCGGCCAAGACCGTA
This window encodes:
- the rnhA gene encoding ribonuclease HI; translated protein: MKINLYTDGAASGNPGPGGYGIVLEAGKHRKEISEGFRRTTNNRMELLAVIVGLESLKIPNSDVTVWSDSKYVVDAVEKGWVFNWVKKDFKGKKNEDLWRRFLRIYPKHKVKFRWIKGHNDHPQNERCDRLAVEAGKQPGLKIDSWYETNG
- a CDS encoding phosphoribosylglycinamide formyltransferase, yielding MSKSLVIFASGSGSNAENIVRYFENHPEIEVRAILTNNPNAGVLDRADRLGIPGRVFNREKFRNPDYMLKVLRDFETDYIILAGFLWLVPSYLVESFERKMINIHPALLPAYGGNGMYGDNVHRAVVADGVSESGITIHFVNERYDEGVVIAQFTCPVNSDDTPDSLAERIHELEYAHFPPTIEQVIKDNS